The genomic segment AAAGAGCTAAAACTGTAACTTTATTTGGTTATTAATTTAAATAGTTCACAGATTATTATTTGTAGCAGATTATGTACCCACAAGACTGATTCAAAATTCCTAATCAATTATACAGTAACTTAAGATGAAGTGTGGAGAgaatcagtaaaaataaaaattataatcaaATAGTTTTATAATATTTGTCCTCCAACCAGGTAACTCTTTGACTTCTATTTGTTTAGCCATGACACCATtcagaaaataatttattctttctacaattcatcattttctttctttttaatcttaaaaCTTGTCTTCTATCTacatgaatgatttttttaaatattgttttatgaACTACTTTAATGCCTATTAATAGTTCaaaaaaaaacatactttgctgTTATTTCACTGAGTCTACAATCAACACTTAAACAAGTATAAAACTTGAAAGGAATTTCCTCATAAGAAAATACTTTGAAATCGTGAATGtcatgatattttttttttttaatttttccaataATTTCTTACATTTTCACCAGAAATACTTGAGGGGGTAGAAAAACACGTAAATTGCAAAAATACAAATAGTCGAATATGTAGTCAAAAAAGGACAAGACAATATATTGAATTTAAGAAAGATATTTGAATGAAACATAAGCTGtcatatacttttttctttcagtCATAGTGAGTCTTTCCCCAAAAAGCATCTTGATAAAGTCTGTTCTGCAAAACCCAAGAACGACTAATGGAACTGGAGACTATCCAGAGAATACCTCATTAAATATTCCAATACCACTTAGTGCTACTCCATAGTACCAACTCCACTCAAaacatcttatattttaaaaggttAAATTTCATtaagttatttttctctttcaatgTTTATCCCAATCTTGAGAGATAAACATTAATATCCTCATTTTATGGGTGAGAAGATTGTAGCAAATAATTTCACACAATTGCTGAAGAGCTCTGATGTTCTACTCTAAGCCCTGTCTATTGATACGCAATCTTAAGTATTTGCATGTAAGAAGAAAATTTCTTTGAATAAATAATTGCCTTTAATAAATGACCTAGTTAACCCAATTGTTTAGGAAATGACATGATTTCAAAAATGTCTTTTAATAAATAACAGAATGTAATAAATAAACCAGTTATCCCAATTAATTTGAGAATGACATGATATCAACCAAAGACTAAATGTCTTTATCTTCCTTTTGACTCTGCAGAGAGTGGTACTGACTATTCATTGTCTTGTCATTGTCTTAGGCATCACTGCTGAGAAATCatacatttttgaaaaatcagtatGAGGATGGATTTAATATTCCTTTGAGTCACAATATTGTGCATCCCTGTCTTAGAAATACAAACTGTgattacataaatatttttaagtctGTTCCACAAAGTGTCAGCATGAAAAATGACACAGAAGTCAGCACATTTGTACTGAAGGGCTTCACAGACAATCATGAACTTCAGgtcatcttattttttctttttctaacaaTCTACCTCTTTACTGTGACAGGAAATTTAGGGTTGGTTGTTTTGGTCCTTGGGGATTCCCGGCTCCACAACCCCATGTACTATTTTCTGAGTGTGTTATCTTTCTTGGATGCCTGCTATTCCTCAGTGATTACCCCAAATATGTTAGTAGATTTTATGTCAAAGAATAAAGACATTTCATTCCTTGGATGTGCAACACAAATGTTTCTTGGTATTACTTTTGGGATCACAGAAAGTTTTCTATTGGCGGCAATGGCTTATGATCGCTATGTAGCAATCTACAACCCACTTCTCTATTCAGTTAACATGTCACCCAGAGTCTATGTGTCACTCATCACTGCTTCGTATGTTGGTGGTATTGCACATGCTACTTTACACACAGTGGCAACTTTTAGCCTCTCCTTTTGTGCATCCAATGAAATCAGACATGTCTTTTGTGATATCCCTCCACTCCTTGCTATCTCCTGCTCTGACACTAAAATCAACCAGCTTCTACTCATCTACGATGTGGGTTCTGTTGAGATATTCACCATCCTGATTGTCCTGATCTCCTATGGTTTCATTTTGTTGGCCATTCTGAGAATGCGATGTGCTGAAGGAAGGCGAAAAGTATTTTCCACCTGTGGCTCTCACCTAACTGGAGTGTCAATTTACCATGGAACAATCCTCTTCACGTATGTCAGGCCAAGTTCTAGCTTTTTTTTGGATCATGACGTGataatgtcaatattttacaCTGTTGTGATACCCATGCTAAATCCCATTATCTACAgtttgaggaacaaagatgtaaaagaagcaATGAAAAAAGTGTTTGGGAGGAATCAGTTTATCAATAAAGTACACTTTTagaaccaaaatgaaaaaaatcaagagtGATGGGTTATGCCTCCATATGAAGAAGATATGACAAAGatcaaattttttttcagtttattaatGTCTTTCTATTCTTCttgaaaattttgaaataaaaatcataGTCAAACCTCAACCTAGGCTGTTTTAACACCTACAGAAAAACTGGGCCATCAGTTTGCTTCTGATTATGTTCATACTGATACAGGTGTATATGTGCGGGTGCACatgggtatatatacatatacatatacatacacatacacataatggttctcatacatatacacacacgtatgtatataatatttttatattattgtatattttgttcttttgcttATAAATATCAATTGGgacatggaaaaaacaaaacatacttatttagtatgttatcattgtcattatgtgccatcgagtcagatcccactcatagtgaccatatgtacaacagaatgaaatactgcctggttgtgcaccattctcacaatcgatgttatgtttgaacccattgttgcagccactgtgtcaatccatctctttgagggtattcctctttttcactgaccttctacgaAGCATAACTTCCTTCctcggggactgatccctcttgatagcaTGTAGTACGTATGTCAGTTGAAGACCGTTCATGCTCGTCTTAATGGCCTACGATGGTTACGAGGATATCTGCAACCTCCTGCTTTACATGGTGGTAGTATCGCCACAGATCTGTCttctgcttgttgttgttgttagatgacaTCAAgacatagcaacccaatgtgcaAGAaacgctaaccctctactttacctagcatggtgtctttctccagggactgatccctcctgataatatgtccaaaatttTTGAGACTgagcctcaccattcttgcttctaaggagcattctggttgtactttttcaagacaaatttgctcattcttttggtaagtcatggtacattcagtattctttgctaaccACAcatttcaaagatgtcaattcttctatcttcctaaTTCATCGTGCATCTTTTGCTCCCAtaggaggctattgaaaacacaatggcttgcatcaggtgcaccttagtcttcaaggcaacatctttgctttttaacactttaaagaggtctttggcagctgatttgcccaactCAATGGGTGTTTTGATTTCcttatgagtgttgattgtgaacccaagtaaaatgaaatcattggcaacttcagccttttttccatttatcatgatattgcttattggtcaggttgagagaattttgttttctttatgttgaagtgcaatccataccgaaggctgtggtctttcattttcatcactaagtgcttaaggctctcttcactttcagcaagtaaggctgtgcCATCTCCGTAAtgaaagttgttaatgaatcttcctaaATTTCTGATGATGCatttttcttcttatagtccaggttctcagattatttgctcagcacacagactgaataaatatggtgaaaggatacaaccctgaagcacaccttcccggactttaaaccatgccccttgttctgtccaaatgattgcctctttttctatgtacagattcctcatgagcacaattaagtcttcctattttttgcaaagttatccataatttcttatggaTATGATCCACTAAGTAGAaggcctttgcatactcaataaaacttAGGTAaatatcattctggtattctctgattttagccaggttccatctgacatcagcaatgatatccctggttccatgttcacATCTGAAtacggcttgaatttttggcggttccctgtcgatgtactactgcagctgcttttaatgatcttttgcaaGGTTTTACTTGAGTTTTACATTAATGGTAATGTTCGATAATCTCCACATTTgttgggatcacctttctttgaatagGCATAAAATTGGGTCTCTtgcagtcaattggccaggtagctgtcgtccaaatttcttgtcataaaaGAGTAAGCACATCCAGTGCTGCTTCTGTTAGTCGAAACATCAAAACTGGTATTCCGTCATGTCCTgatgccttgttttttgccaatgacttcagtgcagcttggacctgttccttcagtaccatcagttcttgatcatatactacctcctgaagtggttgaacattgaccaattgtgTTTGGCATAGTGGctttgcatattccttccatcttcttttgatacttactGCATcgttaatattttctccatacaatccttcaatattgcaactcgaggcttgaatttttcagttatttcaatttgagaaaagccaagcatattcttcattttcggttttctaactccaggtctttgcacatgtcataataattCTTTACGTTTTTGGAGTCACCTTTttaaatctcctgttcagctctttcacgtcatcatttcttccacttgctttagctactaaaAGTTCAAGGACAagctcagagtctcttctgacatccatttaggtctcttctttctctcctgtctttttaatgatctctgtctttcttcatgtatgatgcccctgatgtcattccatcaGTTGTCTAgccttaggtcattagtgttcaatgtatcagatctatccttgagatggtctttaactcacatgggatatactcaagatcatatttcaGCTTTCATGGgcttgttgtaattttcttctgatttaacttgaacttgcataggaacaattgagggtctgttctgaagtctgtccctggccttgttctgattgatcaCATTGAACATTCCCATTGTCATTTTCCACACATGtacttgatttgattcttgtgtatttcaCTTTggaaggtccgtgtgtatagtcactgtttttgttgttggaaaaaggtatttgcaatgaagagatTGCTGGTCATGCAATATTCTGTCATGTGATATCCGGCATAATGTCTATACCCAGGGTCATATTTGccaactacaaatccttcttctttgtttccaactttggaattccaatcaccaataatgttcattgcatcctgattgtatgttccatcaatttcaaactgcagaagctggtaaaaatcttccatttcttcatctttggccttagtggttattgtgtaatttgaataatagtcatattaacttgtcttccttgtagccatatggatattatcctatcactgacagcggtgtacttcaggctagatcttgaaatgttctttttgatgatgaatgcgatgtCATTCTTCTTTAAGTTGTCATACCCAGCAtggtaggccatatgattgtctggttcataatggccaataccagtacatatcagctcactaatgcctaggatatcaatctttatgggttccacttcacttttgatgatttccaatttccctagattaatacttcctacattctaggttccgattattaatggatgtttgcagtagTTTCATCTCCTTTTGGGTATTGCTGCATCCACAGAtgagggtcccaaaagct from the Loxodonta africana isolate mLoxAfr1 chromosome 7, mLoxAfr1.hap2, whole genome shotgun sequence genome contains:
- the LOC100658277 gene encoding olfactory receptor 5T9-like — translated: MKNDTEVSTFVLKGFTDNHELQVILFFLFLTIYLFTVTGNLGLVVLVLGDSRLHNPMYYFLSVLSFLDACYSSVITPNMLVDFMSKNKDISFLGCATQMFLGITFGITESFLLAAMAYDRYVAIYNPLLYSVNMSPRVYVSLITASYVGGIAHATLHTVATFSLSFCASNEIRHVFCDIPPLLAISCSDTKINQLLLIYDVGSVEIFTILIVLISYGFILLAILRMRCAEGRRKVFSTCGSHLTGVSIYHGTILFTYVRPSSSFFLDHDVIMSIFYTVVIPMLNPIIYSLRNKDVKEAMKKVFGRNQFINKVHF